In Daucus carota subsp. sativus chromosome 4, DH1 v3.0, whole genome shotgun sequence, one DNA window encodes the following:
- the LOC108219500 gene encoding ras-related protein RABA1f, translating to MAAYRADDDYDYLFKLVLIGDSGVGKSNLLSRFTKNEFSLESKSTIGVEFATRTIKVDDKIVKAQIWDTAGQERYRAITSAYYRGAVGALLVYDVTRNITFENVERWLKELRDHTDANIVIMLVGNKADLRHLRAVPTETGKSFAEKEETFFMETSALESLNVESAFTEVLSQIYHVVSRKALEVGDDPVALPKGQTINVGSKDDVSAVKKIGCCSA from the exons ATGGCTGCATACAGAGCAGATGATGACTATGATTATCTCTTCAAGCTGGTTCTAATTGGAGATTCTGGGGTGGGCAAATCGAATCTTCTGTCTAGATTTACCAAGAATGAGTTTAGCCTAGAGTCTAAATCAACCATTGGTGTTGAATTTGCTACCAGAACTATCAAGGTTGATGACAAGATTGTCAAGGCCCAGATTTGGGACACTGCTGGTCAAGAAAG GTACCGTGCAATCACAAGTGCTTACTACCGTGGGGCAGTTGGTGCATTGCTTGTGTATGATGTTACTCGTAATATCACTTTCGAGAATGTTGAGAGATGGTTAAAAGAGCTCAGAGACCACACAGATGCCAATATTGTGATAATGCTGGTAGGAAACAAAGCTGACTTGCGTCACTTGCGTGCTGTTCCCACCGAGACCGGAAAGTCCTTTGCTGAAAAAGAGGAGACGTTCTTTATGGAGACGTCAGCCCTTGAATCTTTGAATGTTGAAAGTGCATTCACAGAAGTTCTTAGCCAGATTTATCATGTAGTCAGCCGAAAAGCACTTGAGGTTGGAGATGATCCTGTGGCACTTCCTAAAGGACAAACAATCAATGTTGGCTCCAAGGATGATGTTTCAGCAGTCAAGAAAATTGGTTGCTGCTCTGCCTAA